In Desulfotignum phosphitoxidans DSM 13687, a single window of DNA contains:
- a CDS encoding HlyD family secretion protein, giving the protein MTHQKMLVCVFSLFFLFFLLPGCNGPAEEAGEKIDETVQEQKGQFDEAEKEIAKAKAEIEDLKNDLTQARLERDEAKAGLEKAEQERQQILKEMEQLNTSGQQAAQDKTSPAE; this is encoded by the coding sequence ATGACGCACCAAAAAATGCTCGTTTGTGTATTTTCCCTCTTTTTCCTCTTTTTTCTGTTGCCGGGCTGTAACGGTCCGGCCGAAGAAGCCGGCGAAAAAATCGATGAGACTGTTCAGGAGCAAAAAGGACAATTCGATGAGGCTGAAAAAGAAATCGCCAAAGCCAAGGCGGAAATTGAAGATTTGAAAAACGATTTGACCCAGGCCCGCCTGGAACGAGACGAAGCCAAGGCCGGGCTGGAAAAAGCAGAGCAAGAACGCCAGCAGATTCTCAAAGAAATGGAACAGTTGAACACCAGCGGTCAGCAGGCGGCCCAGGATAAAACTTCCCCCGCGGAATAA
- a CDS encoding BON domain-containing protein yields MKKLRYCLAVLAAVASMVFITAPLFATEMDDRIESSAKNTHVFKTFLKDDQINMKSKDGFVTLTGTVLDASHKTLAGETVACLPGVKGVDNKLEEKGENRPAEKSDAWLITKVKTTLLFHRNVSGLGTEVLADNGTVTLRGEADSVAQKDLTTEYVMDVDGVDKVNNEMTVSDPAAEKPDDKTIAKNMDTVIEAVDDASITALVKTSLLYHRSTSGLSTNVKTKDGVVTLEGKATTAAEKDLAGKYAGDVDGVRSVNNNMTVE; encoded by the coding sequence ATGAAAAAATTAAGGTATTGTTTGGCAGTTTTGGCCGCTGTGGCCTCTATGGTGTTCATCACGGCCCCGCTTTTTGCCACTGAGATGGATGACCGTATCGAATCATCCGCTAAAAACACCCATGTGTTTAAAACCTTTCTCAAGGACGATCAAATAAATATGAAGTCAAAAGATGGATTTGTCACCTTGACCGGGACGGTTCTGGATGCATCCCATAAAACATTGGCCGGAGAAACCGTTGCATGTCTTCCCGGAGTCAAAGGTGTGGACAACAAGCTGGAAGAAAAGGGTGAAAACCGCCCTGCTGAAAAATCAGATGCGTGGCTTATCACCAAAGTGAAAACCACCCTTTTGTTTCATAGAAACGTCAGCGGTCTCGGAACCGAGGTTCTCGCCGACAACGGAACCGTCACTTTGCGCGGTGAGGCCGACAGTGTTGCACAAAAGGACCTCACAACCGAATATGTCATGGATGTGGACGGTGTTGACAAGGTAAACAATGAAATGACCGTGTCTGATCCAGCCGCCGAAAAACCGGATGACAAAACAATAGCCAAAAACATGGATACGGTTATCGAAGCGGTTGATGATGCATCCATTACCGCGCTGGTCAAAACCTCGCTGCTTTACCATCGTTCGACCAGCGGTCTGAGCACCAACGTTAAGACCAAAGACGGGGTGGTCACCCTGGAAGGCAAAGCCACGACTGCAGCTGAAAAAGATCTGGCCGGGAAATACGCAGGCGATGTTGACGGCGTAAGAAGTGTCAATAACAATATGACCGTTGAATAA
- a CDS encoding AI-2E family transporter, producing the protein MASNERLRKESGLPDYPRTETSPRPISFYVILGAVLFAFIRTFSLLSPILLSFLLVLLISLAVNPVISRMRAWTGGRKIPTGLVVAGLTAVMVLAGWSLFGPMKDSVIKISVAVPDYWERLQKPLIKIEQQAVIFEEKLQVEVSTEIAREDRSTEKSEIIPKIPPQALHLEESNSFRSYLNGMFKDLFGSFTAVAFNGAHILVVLVTVFFGVVFMLMNPRPVFGAMLSLLPEEHHPKALIILQRIGKFIPAWAGATALGMLTIGFLVFLLMWPIFGFMDALVLGLIAGVLEAVPFMGPILSALPALLLALGQGGMTPLWVLLIFAAVQALENNMILPFIMAQGMKLHPLAVIFSVLLCVAAFGVLGVLIAAPLVAIVRIVHDELYRKRFLPHVTNEDLDHLAGIALHETRPDER; encoded by the coding sequence ATGGCCAGCAACGAGAGACTCCGCAAGGAAAGCGGCCTGCCGGACTATCCCAGGACAGAAACGTCACCGCGTCCGATTTCATTTTATGTGATATTGGGGGCGGTGCTGTTTGCCTTTATCCGGACATTCTCTCTGCTTTCGCCCATTCTGCTCTCTTTTTTGCTGGTGCTGCTGATTTCCCTTGCCGTCAATCCGGTGATTTCCCGGATGCGGGCGTGGACAGGCGGCAGAAAGATACCGACAGGATTGGTTGTGGCAGGATTGACTGCAGTCATGGTTTTGGCGGGCTGGTCCCTGTTCGGACCGATGAAGGACTCGGTCATCAAAATTTCAGTTGCCGTACCGGATTACTGGGAACGTCTGCAAAAGCCGCTGATCAAAATAGAGCAGCAGGCCGTTATTTTTGAGGAAAAACTTCAGGTTGAGGTCAGCACTGAAATTGCCCGGGAAGACAGGAGTACAGAGAAATCAGAAATCATACCTAAAATCCCCCCGCAAGCCTTACATCTTGAAGAATCAAACTCTTTTCGCTCCTATTTGAACGGGATGTTTAAGGATCTGTTCGGCAGTTTCACGGCCGTGGCTTTTAACGGCGCCCATATACTGGTCGTTCTGGTAACGGTTTTTTTCGGTGTGGTGTTTATGCTCATGAATCCCCGCCCGGTTTTCGGGGCAATGCTTTCCTTATTGCCTGAAGAGCATCACCCCAAGGCGCTGATCATTTTGCAGCGCATCGGAAAATTCATTCCTGCCTGGGCCGGGGCAACCGCATTGGGAATGCTGACTATCGGTTTTCTGGTATTTTTGCTCATGTGGCCCATCTTTGGTTTTATGGATGCCCTGGTCCTGGGACTTATTGCAGGGGTTCTGGAGGCGGTTCCTTTTATGGGTCCGATTCTCAGTGCCCTGCCCGCACTCTTGCTCGCTCTGGGCCAGGGAGGAATGACGCCGCTGTGGGTCCTGCTCATTTTCGCTGCGGTTCAGGCTCTGGAGAACAATATGATCCTGCCGTTTATCATGGCCCAGGGCATGAAACTGCATCCCCTGGCCGTGATTTTTTCCGTTCTTTTGTGCGTGGCCGCCTTCGGCGTGCTGGGGGTTCTCATCGCAGCCCCTCTGGTCGCAATTGTGCGGATTGTGCATGATGAACTTTATCGAAAAAGATTTCTTCCCCATGTAACAAACGAAGACCTGGATCATCTGGCAGGAATTGCCTTGCATGAAACCCGGCCGGATGAGCGGTGA
- a CDS encoding YihY/virulence factor BrkB family protein: MRLKQIPDLIKKSVTAWLVDYAPSMGAAIAYYTLFAITPLLIIAIAVAGFFFGHEAAQGEIIGQIRNLIGHEGAIAAFGKWLNSLFSGWEVFLFALDLSISFAITTLLFALIYKLMPRAKIPWQDVWIGAAVTAFLFAIGKFLIGLYLGKVSVASGFGAAGSLVILLLWVYFGAQIFLFGAEFTWVYSNTYGSRAAQHKRSEG, from the coding sequence ATGCGACTCAAACAGATTCCGGACCTGATCAAAAAATCAGTAACAGCCTGGTTGGTTGATTATGCCCCGAGCATGGGGGCCGCGATTGCCTACTACACATTGTTTGCAATTACACCGCTGCTGATCATCGCCATCGCGGTGGCCGGCTTTTTTTTTGGCCATGAAGCCGCCCAGGGTGAAATCATCGGCCAGATCCGAAACCTTATCGGGCATGAAGGAGCCATTGCCGCTTTCGGCAAGTGGCTCAATAGCCTGTTTTCAGGTTGGGAAGTATTTTTATTTGCCCTGGATTTGAGTATTTCCTTTGCTATTACGACACTTTTGTTTGCGCTGATCTATAAACTTATGCCGCGGGCTAAAATCCCCTGGCAAGATGTATGGATTGGGGCGGCAGTCACCGCTTTTTTGTTCGCCATCGGCAAATTCCTCATCGGTCTCTATCTGGGTAAAGTCAGTGTCGCATCCGGTTTCGGCGCTGCCGGGTCATTGGTTATTTTATTGCTGTGGGTTTATTTCGGGGCACAGATTTTTCTGTTCGGCGCTGAGTTTACCTGGGTTTATTCAAATACATATGGATCCAGAGCCGCTCAGCATAAAAGGTCTGAAGGATAG